From the genome of Kryptolebias marmoratus isolate JLee-2015 linkage group LG19, ASM164957v2, whole genome shotgun sequence, one region includes:
- the tube1 gene encoding LOW QUALITY PROTEIN: tubulin epsilon chain (The sequence of the model RefSeq protein was modified relative to this genomic sequence to represent the inferred CDS: substituted 3 bases at 3 genomic stop codons) codes for MTQSVVVQVGQCGNQVGCRFWALALREHAHVNKKGVYDKALSSFFQNVDSRKSDGRACCVGERIQHLKARAVLVDMEEGVVNEILQGPLREVFDSTQLLTDVSGSGNNWAVGYMTYGSAYRESIVDKLRRASERCDCLQYFFLIHSMGGGTGSGLGTKDLSLLEEEFPDVCRIVTSMYPSAEDDVITSPYNSVLATRELTEHADCVLPVENQSLMDIMHKINLMCPGGKSGSVVKRDSTVTSGLGGLSGAEKPFDAMNNIVANLLLNITSSTRFEGCLNMDLNEIAMNMVPFPRLHYLVPSLTPLYTLADVNVPTRRLDQMFSDAFSKDHQLIRADPKHSFYLACALMVRGNVQVSDLRRNIERLRPSLPFVSXKQEVXKTXLCSVPPVERSHSLLALANNTCVKPTFTERRERFTKRYTEKHVLHTQDLKKEECVVTMWTPPTLVQMVERISVTLSSEQKRLYIMVLYY; via the exons AAGGGAGTGTACGATAAGGCCCTCAGCAGCTTTTTCCAGAATGTGGATTCAAG GAAAAGTGATGGTAGAGCTTGTTGTGTTGGGGAGAGAATTCAACATCTAAAGGCCAGA GCGGTCCTGGTGGATATGGAGGAAGGTGTGGTCAATGAGATCTTGCAGGGCCCCCTGAGGGAGGTGTTCGACAGCACTCAGCTCCTCACAGACGTGTCGGGTTCAGGCAACAACTG GGCAGTTGGATACATGACATACGGCTCGGCCTACAGGGAGTCGATAGTGGACAAGCTGAGGAGGGCGTCAGAACGCTGTGACTGCCTACAGTATTTCTTTCTCATTCATTCTATGGGAGGAG GTACAGGCTCAGGTCTGGGGACAAAAGATCTCAGTCTGCTGGAAGAGGAGTTCCCTGACGTGTGTCGCATTGTCACCTCCATGTATCCGTCAGCAGAAGATGATGTCATCACATCTCCTTATAACAGCGTCTTGGCCACGAGAGAGCTAACAGAGCACGCCGACTGTGTCCTGCCTGTGGAAAACCAG TCTTTAATGGACATCATGCACAAGATAAATCTTATGTGTCCTGGTGGAAAGTCGGGCTCAGTGGTGAAGAGAGACAGCACAGTCACTTCTGGACTGGGTGGGCTAAGTGGGGCAGAGAAGCCTTTTGATGCCATGAATAACATTGTAGCCAACCTGTTGCTCAATATTACCAG cTCTACACGTTTTGAGGGTTGTCTCAACATGGATCTAAATGAGATTGCCATGAACATGGTTCCTTTCCCTCGTTTACACTACCTTGTGCCCAGCCTCACCCCACTGTACACGCTGGCAGACGTCAACGTCCCCACGAGAAGG ttggaTCAGATGTTCAGCGACGCCTTCAGTAAAGATCACCAGCTGATCCGAGCCGACCCAAAGCACAGCTTCTATTTGGCTTGTGCTCTGATGGTCAGGGGCAACGTTCAGGTGTCTGATCTCCGCAGGAACATTGAAAG GTTGAGGCCATCGCTGCCGTTTGTCTCGTAGAAACAGGAGGTTTGAAAGACATGACTGTGTTCGGTGCCTCCTGTAGAACGCTCTCACTCCCTGTTAGCGCTGGCCAACAACACCTGTGTGAAGCCCACATTCACGGAGCGGAGAGAACGCTTTACCAAGCGTTACACAGAGAAACATGTCCTACACACACAGGATCTTAAGAAGGAAGAGTGTGTGGTGACAATGTGGACACCTCCCACTCTTGTTCAGATGGTTGAAAGGATTAGTGTTACGCTGAGTTCAGAACAAAAGCGATTGTATATTATGGTATTGTATTACTAA